Sequence from the Bacillus thuringiensis genome:
GTATGGTATGCAGACTCAGCTTATATAGATAACTGGGTTGGTTTACATCCAGGACATGGTTTCCTTGGCGTAGTTGATTCTCATCCAGAAGCAATTGTTGGAACTTTAAATGGTAAACCAACAGTAGCAAGTAGTACACGATTCCAAATTGCTGATGCGGCGTTCTCATTCGATAAAACGCCAGCTTGGAAAGTTGTATCTCCAACGCGTGGAACATATACGTATAACGGCTTAGCAGGCGTACCGAAGTTTGATGATTCGAAAACGTATATTAATAAACAGATTCCAGATGCAGGACGTATTTTACCGAATCTTGGCCTGAAGTTTGAAGTAGTAGGACAAGCTGATGATAATTCTGCAGGTGCTGTTCGTTTATATCGTTAATACAGTAAAACTACCGAAAAATTTTCTTTCGGTAGTTTTTTTGTGAGCAATGAATTTTATATAAAAGAAGAAATTATATATAATGTAACTTTACGAATAGAAATTTATTAAATATGAAGTCTATATAAATAATGAAAGAATTGGATAAAAATAGTGGGAGAAGGTGAATGAATGAGTGTTTCTTCTATTGTAAATAAACAAAAGGAATATTTTTATAATGGCCATACGCGAAGTGTAGCAGTGAGAAAGAATAATTTGAAGAAGCTTTATGAAGGCATTCAGCGTTTTGAAGAAGAAATATTTCAGGCGTTGAAATTAGATTTAAATAAGTCAGTTCATGAGTCGTTTACAACGGAAGTTGGGTATGTATTAAAAGAAATTTCCTTTCAATTGAAGCATATTTCATCTTGGAGTAAACCAAAGCGAGTTCGAACAGCGCTCACTCATTTTGGATCAAAGGGGAAAGTAGTGCCCGAACCGTACGGTGTGACGCTTATTATTGCACCTTGGAACTATCCGTTTCAATTAGCAATTGCACCACTTGTAGGAGCGTTGGCAGCTGGAAATACAGTTGTTTTAAAGCCGTCAGAGTTAACGCCAAACGTTTCAAAAGTGCTTACGAGAATGTTAGAGGAATTATTCCCAGAAGAGCTTGTAGCGGTAGTAGAAGGCGGTGTAGAAGAGAGTACGGAATTGTTAAAGGAACCATTTGATTATATTTTCTTTACAGGTAGTGTCGGTGTTGGAAAAGTTGTGATGGAAGCTGCTGCGAAGCAGTTGACGCCACTTACGCTAGAACTTGGCGGAAAAAGTCCGTGTATTGTACATAAAGATGCGAAAATAGATGTAACAGCAAGACGAATTGTGTGGGGGAAGTTTTTAAATGCAGGGCAAACGTGTGTAGCCCCGGATTATATGTATGTGCATGCTTCCGTGAAAGAACAGTTAATCGAGGCATTACGACACGAAATTGCGGAGCAGTATGGCAAAGAGCCACTGCTTAATGATAATTACGTGCGAATTGTGAGTGAGCGTCATTTTGAACGATTATGTCGATTTTTACAAGATGGTCAAGTCGTAATTGGCGGGAACTATAAGAAAGATACATTACATATTGAACCGACAGTAGTAACGAACATTACATGGCAAGATGCGGTTATGGAAGATGAAATTTTTGGTCCGATTTTACCAATTGTAGAGTACGACAACATAGAAGAAGTAATTGACACAATTCAGCAACATCCAAAGCCATTAGCGTTATATGTATTTTCTGAAGATAAAGAAGTACAAAAGAAAGTGACGAGTAATATTTCATATGGCGGAGGCTGTATTAATGATGTTGTCTATCATCTTGCAACGCCATATTTACCTTTTGGGGGTGTCGGTAGTAGTGGATTAGGGAGTTATCATGGGGAAGAAAGTTTTCGGACTTTTTCACATTATAAAAGCATTTTAGCCCAATCTACGGCATTTGATATGAAAATTCGTTACTCTTCTACAAAAAGTGCTTTAAAATTCATACGAAAGTTGTTAAAATGATGATGGTGTTTATCAGTAGGCGTAGCCGTATGATAATAGCCCCTTCGCAATGGAAGGGGTTTTTCTGTTCGACGTTATGTATCGTGCGAAAATGAATCAAACATACTACATAAAGAATAGAAGCGAACGCTTGTTAAATAATCATTTTTGTTTGGATCGAAACAAAAAATAGTCTATAGAACATAAATATTTATTCATGAATATAAAAATTTAAATTTAAGGTAGATAGGACGGGAAAATGAAAAAGATTATTAAAGTTGAAGCAGTAGAAAAACATTTTGGAAATCAAGTGATTATCCCACCTCTTTCTTTAGATATTAAAGAAGGAGAATTTTTAACAATTTTAGGACCGAGTGGTTGCGGGAAAACGACGTTACTTCGTATGATCGCAGGTTTTGAAACTCCAACTAAAGGGAATCTTTTATTAGATGATGAAAAGATTAACGATTTGCCACCGTACAAGCGTCATATGAATTTAGTGTTCCAACATTATGCGCTATTCCCACATATGAATGTGGAGAAAAATATTTGTTTCGGTATGAAAATGCAGAAAGTACCGGCAGCAGAGCAGAAAGAGCGTGCTGAAGAGGCAATGCGTTTAACGCAGTTACTTGAGTTCCGTAATCGTAAACCTGCGAAGCTTTCTGGTGGACAGCAGCAGCGTGTAGCAATTGCGAGAGCGATTGTAAATAACCCGCGTGTATTATTACTAGATGAGCCACTTGGGGCGTTAGACTTTAAGTTAAGAAAAGACTTGCAACGTGAATTGAAAAACTTACAACGTAATTTAGGAATTACGTTCATATATGTAACTCACGATCAAGAAGAAGCGATGAGCATGAGTGATCGTATTGTCGTTATGAATAAAGGACATATTGAACAAATCGGAACGCCGAAAGAAATTTACAATAAGCCAAAAACGATGTTCGTTGCAACATTTATCGGTGAAAATAATATTGTGAAAAACGGGGAAGGCTATGTAGCAATTCGCCCTGAAAACGTAAAGGTACGTTCGGTTGAAGAGCCGATTTTAAAAGAATACCATCTTGGACATATTGAAGACATTGAGTTTGTTGGAAATATGGAAAAGCTGTATGTACGTGACGAGAAAACATCAGAATTACTAATGGCATATCAAACTGCTGAAGAAGCAACGCAGTGGAGCATTGGAGATAATGTATACGTAGGCTGGGAGCAAGAGGACGAGGTGACCTTAAATTGAAAAAAGGGAAATTACTCGCACTACCTACAGTCGCGTGGCTGTTAACCTTCTTCCTAATTCCCCTTCTGTTTGTATTGGCATTTGCCTTCATGCAGCGCGGAGCATATGGGACAGTGGAAATGCAATTTACATTAGAAAACATAGCACGTGTATTTGACCCATTATATATGGGGACGTTATGGGAAACAGTGAAAATTGCGGTTATTACCACAGTAATATGTTTACTGATTGGTTATCCATTTGCATATACAATTACAATTGTTGATCGCAAATATCGTTCGATTCTTTTATTATTGGCAACGATCCCGTTTTGGATTAACTTCCTTGTTCGGTCATACGCATGGATTGTTATTTTACGTTCACAAGGTCTTGTAAACACATTGCTATTGAAACTAGGTATTATTAGTGAACCTTTAAATTTACTATATAATACACCTTCTGTAATACTCGGAATGGTATATTCTTTATTACCATTTATGATTTTACCAGTGTATGCAGCGATTGAGCAGCTTGATAAGCGTAAGCTAGAAGCAGCTTATGATTTAGGGGCAACACCAGTAAAGGCATTTTGGAATGTTACAGTACCAATGACGATGTCAGGGATTGCTACGGGTTCTATTTTAGTGTTTGTTTCTTCTATCGGAATGTTTGTTGTATCAGACGTTATGGGTGGATCGAAAGTAGCATTAATCGGAAACGTAATTCAAAATCAATTCTTAGGAGCGCGTGATTGGCCGTTTGGATCTGCGTTATCTATGATTGTTGTTCTATTCTCTGTTCTGCTAATTTACTTATATTATCGTGCAACGAAAGTATATAAATATGATGGGAACGGAGGGGAATAGGCAAAGATGAAGAAGTTTTTAGTTTCTTATTCTTGGTTAATTTTATTGTTCTTGTATTTTCCAATGATGGTTTTAATGGTGTATTCCTTCAATGATTCTCGCATTAATGCGGAATGGGAAGGATTCACATTCCATTGGTATACAGATTTATTTCAAAAACAAGATGTTATTGATGCGTTTGTAAATAGTATGACGATTGCGGTCGTAACGACGATTGTAACGACTGTTCTTGGTGTGATTTTCGCAATTGCATTACATCGTTATAAATATCGTTATGAAGGTGCTATTAATGGTCTTGTGTATTTACCAATTTTAATTCCTGATATTTTAATGGGATTATCTTTACTTATTTTATTTAGTCAATTAGGTATGGAACTTGGTAAAACAACAATTATTATTGCACACATTACATTTAGTATTTCATTTGTTGTCGTTATTTTAGCAGCACGCCTTTCTGGTATGGGACGTGATTTAGAAGAGGCTGCGAATGATCTAGGAGCAACGCCGTGGCAAACGTTTCGTTATGTAACGTTCCCAGCAATTGCACCAGGAGTTATTTCAGCCGCATTATTAACATTCACATTATCAATTGATGATTTTGTAATTAGTTTCTTCGTATCAGGACCAGGATCAACAACATTGCCATTATACATTTACAGTATGGTTAAGCGCGGAGTATCACCAGAAATTAATGCACTTTCTACAATTTTAATTGTAGCTATCGTAGGATTAATGGTTCTATCTGAAATCTTCCGTAACAAAGGTGCAGATGGTGAAGAAAACTCTGGAGGACACCTTCCTTTATAATACGAACGATATAGAAAGTACGAGGGGGTAATAAACCGATGAAATTAATGAAAAGATTAGCCGGCGCGGCAATTAGCTTTAGCCTTGTTGCTGGTGTACTTGCTGGTTGTGGTGAAAAAAAAGAAGAGTTAAACATTTATAGCTGGGCTGACAATTTTGATGAGCAAGTGCTAAGAGATTTTGAAAAGAAATATAACGTGAAAGTTAACTATGATAAGTACGCAAGTAATGAAGAAATGCTTGCGAAATTACAAGCAGGTGGCGCGAAGTATGATTTAATTCAGCCGTCTGATTACATGGTTAAAACAATGGCCAAAATGGATTTATTAGCGCCGTTAGATAAAAAGAATATCCCGAATATCGAAAATATGGTTTCTAATTTCAAAACACCTGCGTTTGATCCAGAGAATAAGTATTCTTTAGTATATACTTGGGGCGTAACAGGTATTGCATACAATAAAAAGTATGTGAAGGAAGCACCTACAAGCTGGGCTGACCTATGGAACGAGAAATATAAAGGGCATGTAACTTTATTAAATGATTCTCGTGAAGTATTAGGAATGGGTCTTAAGAAGCATGGATTCTCAAACAGTACGAAAGACGATGCACAGTTAAAGACAGCAGCAACTGATTTACAGAAGCTACTTCCAAACTTATTAGCATTTGATACAGATAATATTAAACAAAAATTCATTACAGAAGATGCTTGGATCGGAACAGTTTGGTCTGGAGATGCAGCATTTATCGCAAAAGATAATAAAGATGTAGAGTACGTTGTACCAAAAGAAGGCGGCACAATTTGGGCTGATACGTTAGCAATTCCAAAAGGTGCAAAAAATAAAGAGCTTGCAGAGAAGTTTATGAACTACTTACTAGATGAGAAAGTAAGTGTGAAAAACTACGAGTCAATTGGATACAGTAATCCAAATGAAAAAGCTCATCCTCTTCATAGTAAAGAATATCGTGATAACCACATGATCTTCTTAACGAAAGAAGAATTAGATCGTACAGAATGGCTTGTTGATGTAGACGATAAGTTAAAAGACTATGATCGTTACTGGACAGAGTTAAAAACGAAAGGTAAATAAGTGAGGAAATGCGGTTTCTAAAGTAGAAATCGCATTTTTTCATAGTAGGAGGAAATCGTTTGAAGAAGAAGTTACATCAATATGAGGTAATGTGTATCGGTTTATTACTTGCTGTATTTGGCATTGTTGCTTGGCGTGTACATGCAGGTGGTGTTACAGTGATGGATACATATGTCCGCGGATTAGTGAAAGGATTACAAACAGAAGGTTCGCTTACATTTTTTTTATATTATACAAAATTAGGCTCTGCCATTGGTATTGTAACTGTGCTCGTTATAAGTTTACTTGTTTTTTGGAGGAAACATTATTATGCTGCGATGATCGTTTATCCAATGGGCATTTTAATCACACATCTTGTGAATAAAGGGATAAAAGAAATTATGAAAAGGGAGCGTCCGTCGTTAAATGAAGCGTTGGATGCACTTGGATATAGCTTTCCTAGTGGGCATGCAATGCTATCCATTATGACATTCGGGTTTCTCGCTTATATCATTGCAGCAAATTTGAAAAATGTAACGGGAAAATATGTTATGACGATTTTGCTGGGAGTAGTAATTATATCGATTGGATTAAGTAGAGTTATTTTAAATGTACATTATCCAACTGATATTTTAGCAGGTTATTGCGTAGGTGGTATTTTGTTAATTATGGCGATTTATTGCCATCGTTTACTTACTGAGAGATTGGGGCTTAATAAAGAAAGATAAAAAAACGTCTGGAAAAACTATCATTATAGTGTTTCCAGACGTTTTTTGTTTGCATGAAGATGTGATACAGTATAAATGACAATTGAATGATGTAAAGTAGGTGAAAATGTATGAAAACAAATGTACATAAAGTAGATAAGTGGGGAAAGTTAGGAGCTTTTTTGTATCAATTTCGTTATACAGTAATTGTAGTGTTAGTTTTACTTGCGGTAGCACTTGGGATTTTTGCTCCAAAGTTACCGGGAGTATTAGGCGGTGACGGTTTCCAAACAGAAGGGGACTATCAAAAAACGAAAGAAATTTTAGATAAAGATTTTAAGAGGTCCCAAGATACGCTCCTACTTGTTTTTGAAAAAAATAAGGGTATTTCATATGAGGAATTTCAAAAGCAAGTAGAGAGTATTGTAAAAAATGTACAAGAGAAAGAGACATATGAATCTTTCCATCATCCATCACAAAATAAAGACATGTTACAAGATGATATCGGCTATGCGACAATTTTATTTTCCGGGAAAACAAATAAGGAACGAATGGAAAAGACATTACAATTTGCTGATAAAATCGAAAAGGAAAGTAATGCGGCATTAAAAGTAACGCCTACAGGGTTTCCGAAAATTAACAAAGAGATTAATGAAAGAACGCAAAATGATTTAAAAGTAGCAGAGATGATTGGGTTACCAATTGCATTTCTCGTATTACTATTTTCATTCGGTAGCCTTTTGGCATCTATTTTACCAATTGTAAATGGGGCACTTAGTGTTATTAGTACGATGGGCATATTATACTTTATAGGTAGCGATAAGGAACTATCTATCTTTGTGTTAAATGTAGCACCGATGATCGGACTTGCGTTATCTATTGATTTTGCACTATTATTTGTAAATCGCTTTCGAGAGGAAGTTGCAAAGCGAACGGTAAAAGAAGCGATTGCAATTACATATCAGACAGCGGGGCGCGCGATCGTATTTTCAGGATTATGTGTATTTGTTGGGTTATCCGGTTTGTTCTTCTTTAAAATTGATTATATTCAGTCAGTCGCAATTAGCGGAATGATTGTTGTAATTATGAGTATTTTATTCTCACTCACACTTCTTCCAGCGTTATTATCATTAATTGGTAAACGAATATTAAAAAAGAATCAAGTAGCACATACGCCGGCAAAGGCGTGGCGTACATTTGCACAATTTGTAATGAAACATCCAATTGCGATGATTATTGTTGTTACAACATTTATTGTAATTTGCTTATTACCATTACGTACAGCTAATTTGCAGTTCCCTGACGTGGAAGCTCTACCTAAACAAAGTGATACAAGAATTGCATATGAAAAGTACGAAGAAGCATTTAATGAAACTGCAAAAACACATGCTGATGTTACATTAGTGGTAGAGACGAAAAAAGATATGAAAGAAAAAGAAAGTTTACAAAAGGTAGAAGAAGTCGTTCAAAAGTTAAAAGATGATAAGAAAGTATATGAAGTAAGAAGCATATACGACGGGTTAACTGGTATGAAAGCAGATCAAGTTGCTGGATTATTAGAGTCGCCAGAAGCAGCGAAACTAGCTCCTGTATTTGAAGCATATACGAAAGAGAATAAGACTACGATAGAAATCTTCTTGAAAACGAAACCGCGTACTGAAACTGCTAAACAGTGGGTTCGTGATTTTAAACAAAACTATAAAGAAATGAATGTTACGTATTATCTAGGCGGAATGACAACGTTCCAACAAGAGTTAGAAGATGAAATTAAAGATAAAGTTGCGATTGGTATGTCTGTTATATTTGGATCGACCTTCGTTATATTATTATTTGCATTTCGATCTATACTCATTCCGATTAAGGCGATTATTATGAATATACTTAGTTTAAGCGCAACAATTGGAATTGTTGTTTGGTTATTTGAAGGTGGACATTTTGGTTTAGAAGCGAGTCCAGTTCTATTTGTCTTACCAATCTTCATTTTCGGCCTCGTCTTTGGGCTTAGCATGGATTATGAAGTCTTTCTTATTTCGCGTATTCATGAACTATATGAAGAAACAGGAGATAATGATCAAGCAACGTTAGAAGGACTTGTGTCAACAAGTAGAATTATTACGTCCGCCGCATTAATTATGATAGTTGTTACCGGTGCGTTCGCCTTTACTGATATTTTACCAGTACGGCAAATGGGGCTTGGTGTTGCATTAGCGATATTCCTTGATGCAACAATTATTCGTCTTATGCTCGTACCAAGTTTAATGAAATTGTTTGGAGACTGGAACTGGTGGTTACCATTTCGAAAGAAAAAAGAAAAATCATCATAAAAAATACTCATCTATAAGATGAGTATTTTTTATGAATAGCAAGACCTACATTTTGCAAATAGTATGTGATAAGAACATTACATATTAAGTAGGTGAAGGCAATGTTTCGTTATTTTAAGTTTAAGTTAAATGATACAGTACAGTTTGCAGAAAACGATGGGCATATGTATCGCATTGTCGGTTATCGGTTAGAAAAAGGATTTTATCCAAAAGATGAATGGACTCATATCATTTATGAATTGCTTAGAGATTTTGATGGGTATACGATGGATGCGGAAGAAGAGGAACTTGTAAAGGTCATTCAAGTAGAGGATGAGTATTACAAAATACAAGAAGTATCGGGCTATCGTTATCCAGTAAAAATGAAGCAAAAACAACAAGTGATGAAAGTAGAAAAGATGGATGACTTATTAGATACGTATAATGACTATAAAAGACTGGCGGATTTCTTTAAAGATTTATCTTATGAACAAAAAGCGGAAGAAGTATTGCAGGAAATGAAAAGACGTAGAGCATGAGGGGGCAGTCTACTATAAGGCTGTCCTCTATTTTTGACGGTGCATCAAATTGTGTTTTCCGTTACAATGAGAGAATCAATAGAAATAAGGTGATACAGTATGGAAACGAAGAAAAAGGGCGAATGGTGCGAAATTACTGTTCCAGCGAAATGGAATGGTATAAGTATTGATTCGTTATTAAAAATAGAATGGGAAATACCGAAAAAGTTGTTACATCAGCTTCGTATGGAAAAAGGTGTTACCGTTAACGGGGAACAGAGAAGATGGAATGAGCTTTTAAAAGAAGGCGATAAGTTACAAGTTCATATGTTTATGGAGGAAGAATACGGTGTAGAGCCTGAATATGGTGAATTAGATGTAGTATATGAAGATGATCACGTACTCATTGTAAATAAGCCTGAGAAGATGGATACGCATCCTGCTGAAAAAGGTGGAACGGGAACACTTGCAAATCTTGTTGCTTTTCATTATCAAGTGCAAGGTTTAGAGACGAAGGTTCGTCATATTCATCGGTTAGATAAAGATACGACAGGTGGTGTCGTATTTGCTAAGCATAGAATTGCTGGTGCAATTATGGATCGTTTATTAATGGAACGAAAAATTAAAAGAACATATGCGGCGCTTGTGGAAGGGAAAGTAAAAAAGAAGCAAGGAACAATTGACGCAGCTATTGGAAGAGATCGCCATCATGCGACGAGACGACGTGTTTCTCCGAAGGGAGACCAAGCTATAACATATTATAAAGTAGAGAAGTATTTTAAAAACCAAAATGCTACGCTTGTCACGTTACAATTAGAAACAGGTAGAACGCATCAAATTCGTGTTCATATGAGCCATAACGGTAATCCGTTAGTTGGAGATGTATTATATGGTGGACAAACGAAATATATGTCGGGGCAAGCGTTACATGCGATGAAGATAAACTTCTTACATCCAATTACGAAAGAAGAAATTGAAGTTGATGTACCATTTCCTACGAAATTAAATAATACAATGAAGGAATTTCAAAGAATGAATGCATAAAGTGTAAGTTTAAATTTGAGAAAAGTAGATTTTTGCAGGATTTTCTCTAAAAGAAGCGAAGCCGTTAAGAGAAAAGAGAGGTGAGAATCACTTGATCAAATATAAATATATACTAGGAATATTTTTCGCTTGTCTTTTAGTTACTCTATGTCTCTATCCATATTTACCGAATCAGATGGCAGTACATTGGAATGAAAATGGTCGGCCGAATGAGTTTGTGAGTAAACAAATTGTTATAGCACTTATTCCTTGTCTTATTATTTTCTTACATGGATTGATGTATATTATTTCACATAATATATATAAGTTTAATGAAGACGAGCATGTCATTATAAGTGGATTTCTAAAGACGATTACTTTATTTATGTTGTTTATCCATATGCTCATTCTCTTTATTAATTTTGGAAGCATGATATCCTTTCAAACAGGACTAACAATTGGGATTAGTATGTTTCTTTTTATGCTTAGTAAGGCGTTTAAAAAAGTTCAGAGTACGGAAAAAGACCCAATCAAATTAAAAAAGATCCGTTTAGTGAGTAGGCGGATTTTTCAAGTGATGGCATGTAGTATATTGTTTTCATTGTTTTTGAACTTGAAATGGGGATTTTATGTGTTACTTAGCGTAATAAGTGGTGGTTCTATTTTGTTTATGTTCTATGCTTTATACTCATACATAATAGAAAGTTATGAAACGTAAAAAAGAGTCTTCTCATTATGGGAAGACTCTTTTAATCTATTTACTTCGTAATAAATTGTTGTGTCCAGTAGTTGCCGCTTTCTACATAGCCAACACCGATGTGAGTGAAGCCATTATTTAAGATGTTTGCACGGTGTCCAGCACTGTTCATCCAAGCTTGTACTACTTCTTCAGGTGTACGTTGGCCTTGAGCGATGTTTTCACCTGCAGATGTATAAGAAATACCAAATTTCTTCATCATGTCAAACGGAGACCCATATGTAGGGCTGTTATGATCAAAGTAGTTATTTTTTTGCATATCTTCAGATTTAATGCGTGCTACTTTGCTTAATTCAGTGTCGATTTTTAAAGCTGGTAAACCTTGTTTTGCACGCTCAGCGTTTGTTAATTCAACAACACGTTGTTCGAACTCGCTTAAAGATTTTGCTTCTTCAGCAGGCTTTTGCTCAGCAGGTTTTTGTTCAGCAGGTTTTTGAGTATTGTTGTTTTCAGCAGGCTTTTGAGCTTCTGGTTTTTGAACTTCTTCAGCAGGCTTTTGCTCGGCCGGTTTTTGCTCAGCAGGCTTTTGAGTTTCTGGCTTAGCTGTTGGTTGCTCAGTTACAACATTTTCAGTAGGTTGTTGACCAGGAATAATGCAATTTGGTTGGAAGTTTCCTTGTTGCCATTGTGCTAATGACTCAACGCCCATAGATTGTAAGAATGCTTGTAATTCTTGTTGGCTCATTTGTTTCATCATTACTTTTGAATGCTGAATATTTTGAACCTTGATATTAGATGGTTGTACTGTTGCAGCTTGTGCATCTAAAGAAGATACTCCTAAAGTAAGAGCTGTTGCAGCAGCTACAGATAATAAAACACGCTTTTTCATGATGTGTGTCCCCCTATATAAAGTTTTAATTTGTTTTCACACGATTTGTTTTTGACAGCCTGTCTGACTGACAAATTCATCGTAGCACACAATTTACGAGAAAAAAGATGGAAAAAAATTCATAGACTTTAAAATTACCTAATTTATCCTAAGGAGAGGAAAGAGGAGAAATAAGAGAAACATAGAGTATAAAAGGAATTTTCAGCATTTTTATACTTGGTTTTAAGAGTGGTTTTTTGGATAAATCTACCTATGTTAAAAATGAGGAATCCCATTGTATCAATGGTTTGAGCATTTTTTTGAGGAATATAATGGATTGATTTTTACAAAACTGTAATGTTTCTGTTGTTCTTTTTTATAATAAAGTAACATATTTTTAATGTTGTAGCGGACAAAAAAGCGGCTATCTCTTTACATAGACGAAGGAGATAGCCGTTTTCCTATTATTACGTATGTTACGAGTTATTACGAGTTGGTTTCAATTGCTTCTAATAGTAAATCTACAATGTGAATTCCTCTCATTTTATGAGAAAGACCTTCACGCTCAATACCTAGTTTCATTTGTAATAGACAACCTGGATTTGCAGTAACGATGGTTGCTGCGTCTGTTTCATGTACACGGTCCATTTTGTAATCTAGAAATTCCATTGATAACTCTGAATGAACAATATTGTAAATACCAGCAGAACCACAGCAGCGGTCCGCATCTTTCATTTCACGGTATGTTGCGCCTTGAATTGCTTCTAATAACATACGAGGTTCAGAAGATGTTCGCATAACATTGCGTAAGTGACAAGAGTCTTGATACGTAAT
This genomic interval carries:
- a CDS encoding RluA family pseudouridine synthase → METKKKGEWCEITVPAKWNGISIDSLLKIEWEIPKKLLHQLRMEKGVTVNGEQRRWNELLKEGDKLQVHMFMEEEYGVEPEYGELDVVYEDDHVLIVNKPEKMDTHPAEKGGTGTLANLVAFHYQVQGLETKVRHIHRLDKDTTGGVVFAKHRIAGAIMDRLLMERKIKRTYAALVEGKVKKKQGTIDAAIGRDRHHATRRRVSPKGDQAITYYKVEKYFKNQNATLVTLQLETGRTHQIRVHMSHNGNPLVGDVLYGGQTKYMSGQALHAMKINFLHPITKEEIEVDVPFPTKLNNTMKEFQRMNA
- a CDS encoding DUF1648 domain-containing protein produces the protein MIKYKYILGIFFACLLVTLCLYPYLPNQMAVHWNENGRPNEFVSKQIVIALIPCLIIFLHGLMYIISHNIYKFNEDEHVIISGFLKTITLFMLFIHMLILFINFGSMISFQTGLTIGISMFLFMLSKAFKKVQSTEKDPIKLKKIRLVSRRIFQVMACSILFSLFLNLKWGFYVLLSVISGGSILFMFYALYSYIIESYET
- a CDS encoding CAP domain-containing protein gives rise to the protein MKKRVLLSVAAATALTLGVSSLDAQAATVQPSNIKVQNIQHSKVMMKQMSQQELQAFLQSMGVESLAQWQQGNFQPNCIIPGQQPTENVVTEQPTAKPETQKPAEQKPAEQKPAEEVQKPEAQKPAENNNTQKPAEQKPAEQKPAEEAKSLSEFEQRVVELTNAERAKQGLPALKIDTELSKVARIKSEDMQKNNYFDHNSPTYGSPFDMMKKFGISYTSAGENIAQGQRTPEEVVQAWMNSAGHRANILNNGFTHIGVGYVESGNYWTQQFITK